In the genome of Sphingopyxis sp. YF1, the window CGGGCGGAACGGTGAAGCTCGGCGGCAAGGTCAAAGTCCGGGTAGAGCGTGGTGTCGCGGAGCGGGCCGCCTGGTCGGCGCCGAACGCTACCCGCATCGAGGACAATATCACCATCGCGCATTGATCCGCGGCATGGGTCAAGCCGCGCCCTTGACCCATGCCAGTGCTGCGTCGCGCTGCCCGGGCTCGAACACCCGGTAGCTGATATGCGGCAGGATCGCGCTTTCGATGCGTGTGAGGATACGGATCCAGGCCTGGTCGGCGACGACCGCGACACGCCCGAAATGACCGAGCTTGCCGAGCAGCGGAGTCGCGCGGGCAATATGGGCTGCAAGACCCGCGATCTCGATCCCGTCGATCGCGCTGGTCTCGGCATAGACATGAACCTTGCTGTTCACCGCCATCATCACGTCGAGCCGGTCCATGATGTCCCTGAGGTCTTCGCCGGTGATCTTGCCGGCGATCCGGACTGCCAGAACATCGTCCGGGGTTTCGATCATTTCGTACACAGGGGGACCTTTCCGGTTACGCTCACCAGCATCGTGGCAACCGCGAGCAGATCGAGCGTGAGGCTCTGCGCGGCGGGAAGGATCGAGGCAAAGGGCCAGACGAAGGCGATCGCCAGCGCCACGGCCATCCCGACCGCGCCCGAAAGATACAACCAGCCGCGCCCCGCATGATTGCGGGCGAGTGCGAGGGTCAGCCGCGCTCCGGCGCCGACGGCCAGAAATGCCGCCATCGCCATGACCGCATCGCGGTTACCGAGCAGCGGATCGACGAAAAGAATGATCGCCTCGACGACAGAAGCGATCGCGCTGGCGAGCCACAACCGGCGATCGAGAGCGTCGGCGGAGGCTGCGGCCACACGCCCCTGGACGGCGGCAGCGAATAGCATGGCCGCGACGAGCATATAGATGGCCGCGATCGTCTCGAGAAAGTTCTGCGACAGAAGGAACAGCAGCATCAGCGAGAGCGCGATGCCGATCTCGAGAATCGAGACGTCGTTCCAGAAACCCTTGCTTGTCGGCCTGCTCAGGCTCTTTCCGCCGGT includes:
- a CDS encoding STAS/SEC14 domain-containing protein encodes the protein MIETPDDVLAVRIAGKITGEDLRDIMDRLDVMMAVNSKVHVYAETSAIDGIEIAGLAAHIARATPLLGKLGHFGRVAVVADQAWIRILTRIESAILPHISYRVFEPGQRDAALAWVKGAA